TGTACAGCTTTTCGATGGCGCCGATCGGCGCGGTGGTAAACAGGTCCGGCGCCTGGGCATGGGTGGCATGGCCGTGGATGCGGGCGATGACCTTGGCGCCGAGTTTGACGGCGGTCGATTCGCGCATCATGACCAGCGCGGCAGCGCCATCGTTGATCGACGACGACGAGGCGGCGGTAATGGTGCCATCCTTTTTGAACGCGGCGCGCAGCGTCGGGATCTTGTCGAGCTTAGCCTTGAGCGGGCCTTCATCGCGGTCGATCACGGTGTCGCCGGTGCGGCTGCTGACGGTGACGGGCGCAATTTCCCACTTGAACCAGCCTTCGCTGGTGGCCGCTTGCGCGCGCCTGACCGATTCGATGGCAAAACTGTCCTGTGCTTCGCGCGTAAACTGGTACTGGGCCACGCACTCTTCGGCAAATGTGCCCATCGAGCGGCCTTCGCCGGTTTTTTCGTTGCGCGAGTAGGCGTCTTCGAGGCCGTCGTACATCATGTGATCGAGCAGCATGCCGTGGCCGATGCGGTAGCCGCCGCGCGCCTTCGGTACCAGGTACGGGGCGTTGGTCATCGACTCCATGCCGCCGGCCACCACCACGTCGGCGCTGCCGGCAATTAGCTGGTCATGGGCGAAGATGGCGGCCTGCATCGCCGAGCCGCACATCTTGGAGAGCGTGACGGCGCCGGTGGAGGTGGGCAAGCCCGCTTTCAATAATGCCTGGCGCGCTGGGGCCTGGCCCTGGCCCGCCATCAGGCAATTGCCGAAATAGACGTGCTCGACCAGTTGGCCATCGATGCCGGCGCGTTCGACGGCGGCGGCAATCGCGACTGCGCCCAGGTCGTGCGCGGCCTGGCCGGAAAAATCGCCCTGGAAGGCGCCCATGGGGGTGCGGGCTGCGCCCACGATAACAATCGGGTCATTCATTTTCTAGTATCTCCATAAACGGTGGCGGCGGAACCGCCGGGGTGTTGGTGACATGATCGTGGAAAAAGCGGATGTGCTGCGGATACGGGTACACGTCTTCCACCACGCCATCAAGAATGCGCTGCTTGCGCGCCTGCCAGTAGGCGCGGGTGAGCAAGTCGGCGTGGTGCTGCATGAAAAAGCGGCGGATGGTCGGATGCCCGAGCAGGAACTGGCCGAACTGCTCGGGAAACACATCGTGCTTGCCGACCGGGTACCACGGCTCGGACGCCATTTCGTCTTCTTCCGTGCGGGCCTGCGGGATGTCGCGGAAATTGCAGTCGGTGATGTACTCGATTTCGTCGTAGTCGTAAAACACCACGCGCTGGTGGCGCGTGACGCCGAAATTTTTGTACAGCATATCGCCGGGAAAAATATTCGCGGCGACCAGTTCCTTGATGGCGTTGCCGTACTCGACGATGCCGTGTTCAAGCTGGCCATCGTCGCCGTCCTTCTCTGCATTGGCCAGCCACATATTGAGCGGCACCATGCGCCGCTCGATGTACAGGTGCTTGATGATCAGCTGGTCGCCTTCGAGTTCCACCATCGACGGCGCAAATTGTTCGAGCTCGGCGATCAGGCGCTCCGAGAAGCGGTGGCGCGGAAACGCCACGTTGGAATACTCGAGCGTATCAGCCATGCGGCCCACGCGGTCGTGGTGCTTGACCAGTAAATATTTCTGCTTGATCAGCGCGCGCGTGGTTTCTTTCGGTGGCGGATAAAAATCCTTGATCACCTTGAACACGTATGGAAACGACGGCAGCGCAAACACCAGCATCACCAGTCCGCGGATGCCGGGCGCAATATCGAAGCGGTCCGACGAGTGCTTCAGATGTTGCAGGTAGTCGCGGTAGAACAGCGTCTTGCCCTGTTTTTGCAGGCCGAGTATGGTGTAAATCTCGCTGCGCGGCTTACGTGGCAACAGCGTGCGCAGGAACTGCACGTACGACGAGGGCACTTCCATGTCCACCAAAAAATACGCGCGCGTAAACGAGAACAGCACCGTGATCTGCTCGGGATCGAACAGCACGGTATCGAGGACCAGATGGCCGTTGGCGTCGTGCAAGATCGGCACAACGAACGGGTACTCGCGGTTGCCATTGATGATCCTGCCCACGATGTACGCCCCCTTGTTACGGAAGAACAGGTTCGAGAGCACGTGGATCTGGTGGTTGGCTTCGATGCGGGTGGCGCCGAACAGTCGCGCCAGGCGCGCTTCCACCTGTTCCACGTCGCGCGTGAGGTTGGCGAACGAAGCGTTGAGCTGGAAGTTGGTGATGATGCGTTTTAAAGCGAAATGCACGCCATCGGCGTCCGGATAATAGACCTTGTACGTGGGCGCGAGTTCGCGCGTTTCAATGTACTCGGTGGAGACCACGGGGCGCACGAAAATATACGCGTTGTGAAAGTAGCTGCGGTGCAGCAGCTTGCAGCAGACCGAGTTGAAAAACGTTTCGGCCAGCTCGGGCTGGGCATGGTCGGACAGCAGGCCGATGTAATGCAGCTTGAGCTCCTGCCACACTTCGTCGGCCAGGTCGGCCTGGCTGTATTCATCTTCGAGCTGCTGCACGCATTCCTGCACGCGGCGGTCGTAAAAGTCGATGCGTTCGCGCGCGGCGTGCTGCGCTTCGGCCCATGCCCCGAGCTCGAAAAAGCGCTTGGCCTGACGGCTGGTCGCGCGGAACAGCCGGTAGTGCTTGTCGAAGCCGTCGAGGATGGTACGGGCGATATCGAACCCGATTTGCGAGCGCAGCAGTTTGGGGAAGGCGGCCTGGGTCATGTTGGATGTCACCGTCACAGGCCGCCGATATGACTAGCGGGTTTCCGCAAACAGTTCGCGGCCGATCAGCATTCGGCGGATTTCGCTGGTGCCGGCGCCGATTTCATACAGCTTGGCATCGCGCCACAGGCGGCCGACCGGGTATTCGTTGATGTAGCCGTTGCCACCGAGCGCCTGGATCGCCTCGCCAGCCATCCAGGTGGCCTTTTCGGCGCTGTACAGGATGGCGCCGGCCGCGTCCTTGCGCAGGTTGCGCACGGCCTCGGACGTAGTAGCGCGGTCGCAGGCCTGGCCGACGGCGTACACGTAGGCCTTGCAGGCCATCATGGTCGAGTACATGTCGGCCAGCTTGCCTTGCATCAGCTGGAACTCGCCGATGGCCTGGCCGAACTGGGTGCGCTCGTGGATGTAAGGCACCACCGAATCCATGCAGGCCTGCATGATGCCGAGCGGTCCGCCGGAGAGCACGGTGCGCTCGAAGTCCAGGCCCGACATCAGCACGTTGACGCCCTTGCCCACGCTGCCCAACACGTTTTCCACCGGCACGACACAATCCTCGAACACCAGTTCGCCCGTGTGCGAACCGCGCATGCCCAGCTTGTCGAGCTTTTGCGCCACCGAGAAACCCTTGAAAGTCTTTTCGATCAGGAACGCGGTCATGCCGCGCGCGCCGGCCTCGAGGTCGTTCTTGGCATAGACCACCAGCACGTCGGCGTCGGGGCCGTTGGTGATCCACATCTTGGTGCCGTTGAGGACCCAATGGTCGCCCTTGAGCTCGGCACGCAGCTTCATGCTGACCACGTCGGAGCCGGCATTCGGTTCGGACATGGCCAGCGCGCCGATGTATTCGCCCGAGACCAGCTTGGGCAGGTAGCGCTGTTTTTGTTCTTCGGTGCCGTTGCGCTTGATCTGGTTGACGCACAGATTGGAGTGGGCGCCGTACGACAGGCCGACCGAAGCCGAGGCGCGCGAGATTTCTTCCATCGCCACGATGTGGGCCAGGTAGCCCATGTTGGCGCCGCCGTATTCTTCGCCGACGGTCACGCCCAGCACGCCCAGGTCGCCGAGCTTGCGCCACAGGTCCATCGGGAATTGATCGGAGCGGTCGATCTCGGCCGCGCGCGGCGCGATTTCGGCGGCAGCGAACTGCTGCACCGCTGCGCGCAGGGCGGCGATGTCCTCGCCATGGTCAAAGGTCAGTCCGGGCAGATCGAGCATGTCTCTTCCTCATTGTTGTCATGGGCGGGAATCGGCGTTCCCTGGAAAGTCCGATGATACTCTTGAGTGACGTTAACGTAAACGTCAACCGTGCTTACTCCAGGGGCGCGGACTTGCCCTCGGCTGCCGCCGCGATCAGCTGCCGGCACTCCTCTTCGTGGGCGGTGATCTCGGCCAGGGTCATTTCGATGTCTTCGCGCTGCTGTTCTAGGGTCTCGCGGTGGCGTGCCAGTACTCCCAGAAAATGGTTCATTTGTACCGCCGTATCCTTGGGCGTTTCGTACATATCGACCAGGTCGCGGATTTCCGACAGAGGCAAGCCCAGCCGTTTGCCGCGCAAGGTGAGCTTGAGGCGGGTGCGGTCGCGCGGCGTGTACACACGGTTACGTCCGCCAGTGCCCTCACGTGACGGGCTGAGCAGCCCCTGGTCTTCATAGAAGCGGATGGCGCGTGCCGTGATGTCGAATTCACGGGCAAGTTCGGTAATGGTATAGGTGGACATCGGCAAAATAATTGTTGGATTTCCGCTTACGTTAACGTTAGTGGTCATTGTAGCGTGGCAGCCGTTGCTTGCGACATTTCTTGATTTATCGGTCCCCACAGTTTAGTGTTCCACAACAGCAAAAAACAAAATAAAATTCGCTGCCCGACAAGCCGTCTCCTGCTTTTGGCAGAGCCGATAATGTTACCTTTAGAACCACATAGCGTCACAATTCAAGCTCCGCTTCAAGAGACTGACTTTCATGACGCAACATGAAATAGTGCAACGATGAATTCCTCTAATGAACGCGAAAGCTTTAGCCAGCGCCTTCAGCAAGCGCTGAAGAATGCCCATTACTCTCCTGACAGCCCCACCCGACTGGCGCGCGAGTTCAACATCCGCTTTGACGGGCGACCGATTACCGTCCACGCAGCCCGTAAATGGCTGGTGGGCGAGGCGATACCGACCCAGGAGAAGCTGCGCATGATCGCCCAATGGCTGGGTGTGCCTGCCGAATGGCTGCGCTTTGGTGGCGCCGAACACGGCACCCCCGAAGGCGAGGGGGCCAGCGGTGTCTCGCGCTTCGAGTCGGCCGACGTCAAGTTAATTGCTGATTTACAGCGCCTGGATGAACATCACAAGCAAATTGCCCGTGAATTTATTCGCATGCTGGTCCGGGTTAACTACCAAAAGTAATAAACTTGCGCGGTTTTTGCAGTGCCGGAAAAGGCCGGTTGCACTGTTGCCGTGTGAACCTTGTTTCATGACTTTTCCGCTTTTTGTTCGGAATTCTGGACGCTGCGTTGATGCCCATCAACGTTACTTTTTTATTTGAAGTACGTTTGCGAATTGTCATGGGTCGGATACCGATTTCAGGCACAATAGGGCGTCAGCACCGCTGACTTGCAACAGTAAGTGGGGGTCATACGCTTGCGGTTGCAGTGGTCGTGATTACTTGGAGTCCAGCCTTTGAGCAGCCATATGAAAAGTAACTACAGCAACGTCGCGCAGTTGAAGGAATTGATGACCGCCCCGCCCATGACAGCTGCCAAACATGCCGAGGTCATGCGCAAGCGCATCGCCGACCGTCGCATGGTGGAAGAAGCCAGGGAACTGAAAAAAGCGGAAGACGGCCTGCGCTTCGGCGCGCGGTAAAACGTGGATCGCATTGCCGGCTGAGCTTGCCGGCAGGGTTGCCGCTGATGTGGCGAATCGGTTTGCGACCGAGGTTGCGACTATGGGTGCGACTGACTTTGCAACTACGGTTGCTCACGCTCGTCGCAGCCGGGTGCTGCGACGGACTGCTTCATGCCATGCCAGCGCGGCGTCAGTGCGTGGTCGATGCCGAACAGGTCGATCACCCGGCCCACGGTGTGATCCACCATCTCTTCGATCGATTGCGGCTTGTGATAAAAGCCGGGCAGGGGCGGGTAGATAATGCCGCCCATTTCCGTCACCGCCGTCATATTGCGCAGGTGCGCCAGGTTGAACGGGGTTTCGCGCACCATCAGCACCAGGCGCCGGCGCTCCTTGAGCACCACGTCGGCTGCCCGCGTGATCAGGTTATCCGACAGGCCGTGCGCCACCGACGCCAATGTCCTCATCGAGCACGGCGCCACCACCATCCCATCCGACTGGAACGAACCGCTGGCGATCGACGCGCCGATATCGCGCACCTTGTGCACGACATCGGCAAACGCCTCGACATCGCGCCGCTGCAAGCCAGTTTCCTGGTGCAAGGTCAGCACGGCAGCGTCCGAGACCAGCAGGTGGGTCTCGACACGAGGTAGGTGTTGCAGATGCTGCAGCAGTCGCACGCCATAAATGGCGCCGGTAGCGCCGGTGATGGCGACGATCAGCCGCAGCGGGCGATCAGCCATTCAACAGGGCTTTCAGTTCGCCCGATTCGAACATTTCGTTCATGATGTCCGAACCGCCGATGAACTCGCCCTTGACGTAGAGCTGGGGAATGGTTGGCCAGTTCGAGTAGTCCTTGATGCCCTGGCGAACTTCCGGATCTTCCAGCACATTGACGGTGGCAATGTTTTCAACGCCGCAAGCTTTCAGGATCTGGATTGCACGGCCGGAAAAGCCGCACTGCGGGAACTGGGCGGTGCCCTTCATGAACAGCACCACCGGGGTGTTGCTCACGGTCTCTTTGATCCAGGATTGTACGTCGCTCATAGCTGCCTCGGTAATGAAGTAAATAGATGGCGACATTTTATAAGAAATGCGCGCTGCGCGTATCGCTGAAGGCGGTCGACGGGCCCGCCGTGGGCCGCTTCCAACGAATTTGTTGACATTACGAAAAAACATTACTACTATGTGTCTCGCTATATCGATGCCCGATATAGCGAACATCGATACAGGGGAGGCTCATGAGTGATATCAATTTTGCCAAGTACCTGCCGCTGTCGGAGGCCACGTTTTACGTGATGCTGGCGCTGAACGAACCGGCCCATGGCTACGCCATCATGCAAAAGGTCGAGTCCATCAGTGGCGGCAGTGTGACGGTGGGGCCGGGGACCTTGTACGGCGTTTTCGGCGCGCTGGAAAAACAGGCCTTGGTCGTCAAGGTGGCGGAGGAAGAACGGCGCAAGGTATATGCGTTGACCGAACTGGGCCGCGTAGTCATGGCGGAACACGTGCGGCGTCTGGAAATGATGGTCGGCAGTGCGCATGCCTTGTTGCATGCAGCGGCTTAACAATAAATCGAGAGGCGATATGAATAACGGTGCGGTAGTGCGGAA
This is a stretch of genomic DNA from Duganella zoogloeoides. It encodes these proteins:
- the aceK gene encoding bifunctional isocitrate dehydrogenase kinase/phosphatase — translated: MTQAAFPKLLRSQIGFDIARTILDGFDKHYRLFRATSRQAKRFFELGAWAEAQHAARERIDFYDRRVQECVQQLEDEYSQADLADEVWQELKLHYIGLLSDHAQPELAETFFNSVCCKLLHRSYFHNAYIFVRPVVSTEYIETRELAPTYKVYYPDADGVHFALKRIITNFQLNASFANLTRDVEQVEARLARLFGATRIEANHQIHVLSNLFFRNKGAYIVGRIINGNREYPFVVPILHDANGHLVLDTVLFDPEQITVLFSFTRAYFLVDMEVPSSYVQFLRTLLPRKPRSEIYTILGLQKQGKTLFYRDYLQHLKHSSDRFDIAPGIRGLVMLVFALPSFPYVFKVIKDFYPPPKETTRALIKQKYLLVKHHDRVGRMADTLEYSNVAFPRHRFSERLIAELEQFAPSMVELEGDQLIIKHLYIERRMVPLNMWLANAEKDGDDGQLEHGIVEYGNAIKELVAANIFPGDMLYKNFGVTRHQRVVFYDYDEIEYITDCNFRDIPQARTEEDEMASEPWYPVGKHDVFPEQFGQFLLGHPTIRRFFMQHHADLLTRAYWQARKQRILDGVVEDVYPYPQHIRFFHDHVTNTPAVPPPPFMEILENE
- a CDS encoding isovaleryl-CoA dehydrogenase translates to MLDLPGLTFDHGEDIAALRAAVQQFAAAEIAPRAAEIDRSDQFPMDLWRKLGDLGVLGVTVGEEYGGANMGYLAHIVAMEEISRASASVGLSYGAHSNLCVNQIKRNGTEEQKQRYLPKLVSGEYIGALAMSEPNAGSDVVSMKLRAELKGDHWVLNGTKMWITNGPDADVLVVYAKNDLEAGARGMTAFLIEKTFKGFSVAQKLDKLGMRGSHTGELVFEDCVVPVENVLGSVGKGVNVLMSGLDFERTVLSGGPLGIMQACMDSVVPYIHERTQFGQAIGEFQLMQGKLADMYSTMMACKAYVYAVGQACDRATTSEAVRNLRKDAAGAILYSAEKATWMAGEAIQALGGNGYINEYPVGRLWRDAKLYEIGAGTSEIRRMLIGRELFAETR
- a CDS encoding MerR family transcriptional regulator yields the protein MSTYTITELAREFDITARAIRFYEDQGLLSPSREGTGGRNRVYTPRDRTRLKLTLRGKRLGLPLSEIRDLVDMYETPKDTAVQMNHFLGVLARHRETLEQQREDIEMTLAEITAHEEECRQLIAAAAEGKSAPLE
- a CDS encoding acetyl-CoA C-acyltransferase, which translates into the protein MNDPIVIVGAARTPMGAFQGDFSGQAAHDLGAVAIAAAVERAGIDGQLVEHVYFGNCLMAGQGQAPARQALLKAGLPTSTGAVTLSKMCGSAMQAAIFAHDQLIAGSADVVVAGGMESMTNAPYLVPKARGGYRIGHGMLLDHMMYDGLEDAYSRNEKTGEGRSMGTFAEECVAQYQFTREAQDSFAIESVRRAQAATSEGWFKWEIAPVTVSSRTGDTVIDRDEGPLKAKLDKIPTLRAAFKKDGTITAASSSSINDGAAALVMMRESTAVKLGAKVIARIHGHATHAQAPDLFTTAPIGAIEKLYKKTGWASRDVDLFEINEAFAAVPMAAMRDLDIPHSKINVHGGACALGHPIGASGARIIVTLLGALKRTGGKKGVAALCIGGGEATAMAIELVEASCQPL
- a CDS encoding PadR family transcriptional regulator, producing MSDINFAKYLPLSEATFYVMLALNEPAHGYAIMQKVESISGGSVTVGPGTLYGVFGALEKQALVVKVAEEERRKVYALTELGRVVMAEHVRRLEMMVGSAHALLHAAA
- a CDS encoding UbiX family flavin prenyltransferase; its protein translation is MADRPLRLIVAITGATGAIYGVRLLQHLQHLPRVETHLLVSDAAVLTLHQETGLQRRDVEAFADVVHKVRDIGASIASGSFQSDGMVVAPCSMRTLASVAHGLSDNLITRAADVVLKERRRLVLMVRETPFNLAHLRNMTAVTEMGGIIYPPLPGFYHKPQSIEEMVDHTVGRVIDLFGIDHALTPRWHGMKQSVAAPGCDEREQP
- the grxD gene encoding Grx4 family monothiol glutaredoxin; translation: MSDVQSWIKETVSNTPVVLFMKGTAQFPQCGFSGRAIQILKACGVENIATVNVLEDPEVRQGIKDYSNWPTIPQLYVKGEFIGGSDIMNEMFESGELKALLNG